Part of the Falco cherrug isolate bFalChe1 chromosome 6, bFalChe1.pri, whole genome shotgun sequence genome is shown below.
gtgcccattgccccttttcctgttgctgggcaccactgaaaagagcccagacacatcctcctgacactcacccccaagatatttgtaggcattgataaggtcccctctcagtcttctcttctccaggctaaggAGGCCCGGCTCTCTCAACCTTTCCTtgtaagggagatgctccatttccctcatcatctctgtagccctccgctggaccctctccagcagttccccgtctctctggaactggagagcccagaactggacacagcactccagatgcagccccagcagggcagagtagcaggggaggatcacctccctcgacctgctggccacattcctcctaatgcaccccaggatcccaccagccttcttggccaccaggacacactgctggctcatgggcaacttgctgtgcCCACCAGAACTctcaggtccttctccgcagagctgcctcccagcaagtcagcccccagcctgtactggtgcgtggggctgtccctccccaggtgcaggaccctgcacgTGCCTTTATGGAACTTCCTGAGGTTCCTcacccccagctctccagcctgtccaggtctcgctgaatggcagcacagccttctgctgcatcagccactcctcccagctttgtaatcttttaaactgtatttttgaaatgccagaaagaaggaaagaaggaattaCCTGTCCACTTGAATCATGTCAGTAAGATCCAGGTAATATGgaaaacttcagaagaaaaaaaaatttcaaggcACTAAACATAAGAATGGAAATGGGAAACAGGATAAGCTGCTGAGTAGATGTGGCAAAGACAGATCACACCACACTGAACTGACATgtctttttgaaataataatcTTCTAGACAAAATATGCATTAGATCTCATCTGCTCTGACTTCAGCAAAGTTATTTCATACAGTAGCACATGTGCAATTACTAGCCAAGCTGGAGAAGAGaatcaggaggaaaaatatGCTGATTTTTAAGCATCAAATGAAGAGGTGACAAGTTGGGCTGGTAGGGGATGTATAAGGCTTCAGATTAGTAGAGTTTTTCAAGGATCTGACATGAAACTAATCTTACCAAATAGCATTTATTATCaggtttaagaaaaatgtacatTCGTGCTGATGCAATTCTCAGAAATCACTACAGGTGTGGCTAAAGAAGCACCTTTTTTCCAGGTTGGAGGTGTTCCTTTGAAACAAACCAGGTCAGCCTTGTGTACCACACTTCAGTTCATGTCAAAGAGCAATCTCATAGCACACACTGGACTCccttcagaggaaaataaaaggggaGATGTCCTCCAGGAGCATATAACACATTCTAGTTGCCAGTGGATGTTCAGTCCAACTGGCCCAGGTGGGACCTAGTCAAACAAACCTTCTGAAATGCAACCAGTATGGGAAACAGGCCCTTGGCACCAAGCACAGACCTACTCCTGTTGAGTTGCTCTGTTTGCCCATAAGCTGAAGTAGGTAAGTATTACCAGTATGAAAGAgatcagaaggaaaactgaattgTCTTAATAGGCTGGAATGAAATCgcatttaatattaaaagtaaaaaccCATGTAATTGGAGcccaaaacaaatacagtattGCCTACAGTGTAGGAACCTATTCTGAGAACAAAAAGATCCAAGTGCTAAACCAGCTGTACAGTGAATCACGGGATAACTCTGAGCAACTAGTGAtgaatttctttgaaaatatgaaaaacaagCCCCCAGAAATACCAATATATTTACAAAAGATACCAAGTTATTCctggtgcatttttttaattggagagCAGTTGGCTGTTGCAATGAAATTAAAGTCCCGGTAAGAATTTCCAGCAGATAagggaaatatatttattggCAACTCATAACTAATCTGCAGTAGTTTGCAAAAACAGCCTTAGTAACAGGGCTTAGTGGGATTCAGAAATGGATTAGATGTTTCTGTGAATGCTATCCTGAATAATTACACTAGCTGGAATAAAAACCGATAAGGAACAACATTTATGATTCTTCCTATGGACAATTCACAATGATTGCAAATTACCCTCCTCTAAAGCGTTATCCACCTGAATTAGAACCAAGACAACAGATCAGATATACAGCTTTTTGTTTAATACAGTGggttctttttaaatttcaacAAACTATTCTACAATAGAAGTATTGTAACTATCAGATTTACATTCTTTACAAGACTCAGGGTTGCAATTCTGCCTACTGTCATTCAGGTAAGTAATACTATTAAACCCTGGGCTTTACTGAATGTGTAAAATACTCCAGTGAGGTTAATTTGAAATACTGTGTcctaaaatacaaaacaactCAACATCACTACATATAGAATACTGATGAAAGGGTTAATAAATATGCCCTAAAGGTCAAACATATGATAGCTGTGATAACTGCAATTAATTTGCTCCTaagtttaatttgaaaaggTTTAAACAAAGGGCATGAACTTGCCCTTGAGTAGCTAAATCACACTAATTGAAGCATTCCTACATTGTAATAGACTATTTATTCCATTTGCTTTCtcatacatacatgcatacagTCTTGCCAAAATATTTCTACTTGCTCATCTTAATGCCATATTTGGTaggaaaattaacaaaaaaagaaaaggtagtGCTGGGAAGATGAACGCAGAAGTTGCTGGAGAGggtcagagaaaggaaaggaaggaaaggaaggaaggaattaaGAGCATAAGACTAAAGCAATCCAGGAACTCTACAAGCTGcctgaaaagcatttcagagagaaaactgCTGTAGTAGGTTAAAACTATTTCCCAAATTTCACTCAGCAGAAACTAAAGGACTAGTAATGCTATATATTGAAGACAAGTAAAATCAGCTCTAGGTCTGAGAAAGGCACTCTGATATGGttgcagaaaaattatttagctAATATATGAAGTGGGACAGATGTAGATGTCTACCTCCAGATTTGGGAGCCCTAAAACATCtgctcagttttaaaataaaatttctttttctttcaaaaccagaCTTGGTGGTGCcgtcttttctgtccttttacATGCCTTAGAGCATCCATCAAGGATGGGTAACACCATGCCAAAGTCCTTTTGCTGCTGAGGAAACCCATCCCTTCCCATCCATTAAGCCATGTGCAGTTGAGcagctggagcacttgccagtCCCTCCTGCTGAgttctgtgctgctctgtgtggAAGGGTTGGGTTCATTGGCCCACAGGGAGCGTAAACTGGGCTCCCCAGAGGAGTGGTTAAAATATTAACCTGGCAAGAATCCAGTCCCTGTTTCGAGGATTTTATCCAGTGACCATTTCATGTAAAATATAGAAGCAATCCTGGAAGAAACAATGTAATCCAGCATTTCTGCTCTATCACTGCAGTCATGCTCTTTACTTCTTGATGAAAGATGCCCTATAAATGAGCAGAGTGAAACAGCTTTGCCCAGGAGGCAGGGACAGACCATCAGTCTAATCCATAGGTTGTGATTCAGATGCTTACCTGAGACATAGAAAATGTGCACTTACACAAGGACCGCTATTCCCACGTACAATGGTACCCAAAACCCAGTCTTTTAAGCTATGATTTAGTGTTGCtattaaggaaataaaagcttaaATCATTTGTGTCTTTAacagtgttttccatttttataagAATACTTACTACTAAACTGAAAAGAACAGGATGTTCTTTTTATACAAAAATTCCTTATATCAAAATCACTTTGAATACATTTCACattacatggggaaaaaaccatATTCATCCTTTACATTTGTAGGGATGTCACTGAAATCAATTAGTCATAGCCAAATATCTAGTGGCAGGCTAATACATCAAGCATAATGCTATATACAATGTTATGATACCTAATTATACTTTGATAAGGAAGATTTGTGATCATAGAGGAAAAATATGTCTTACAACGAATATATGTAGATagacattttatttgttttattttttcaaaaaatagcAAATGTCTTAAGAACACAAACCGGAAAGTTATTAAAAGCTTCATAGCAAAATATTTAGCCAACTCTGTTACAATATATAGGCTTGAGGTTCTAACAGTTAGCACTATGCCTCAGCTCACTGAGCAAGTAATGCTCCTGATACATAAACATCACTCAGTTGAAATATGAAGctgaatattgaaaaaaaaaagagggtatTTTTATCTTTGATCATTCAGCATCAAAGTAATCAAAGAACAACGACATTTTAACAGGTTTGATTCTTTCGGggaaaagccattaaaaataattcctgagtATTTAGGTTAAgtgaatatataaaaaatgacCAATTAAGACCAACATCCTGTTAGGTGAGCCTTGCGGCTTGAAGTGACATTCTCTAGCATGGCTGTCATGGCAGGATCACAGCCTAAATACCTTaatgaaatacatgaaaaaccTGTACGCACATTCAAATTCTCACTTTCTTCAGCAATAGCCCTCAACTGTCAAATGTGAAGCTTGCTTTGCTgagaaaaacattgttttaaatgtcACTTCCTTTTGCAAAACCTTGTAACGCAAATTGCCACAGCTAAGCCTCCACTGAACCACCACACCAATAATTATGTGAAATATATAAATCCAAATTTAGGCAAGGGGCTTTCATGCTATGTTAGTATACATATTGAATTGTATGCTTTGTATCAGTATTTTGAACACGGAGATCTAGTTATTTAGCTTCTCGCTATTGTAATGAGAGgcaatatattaattttccattATTCTCTTCAGATGCATGTCACAATAACATCTGATTATACACCATGTTTCTAAAATCCTGTTGGCATTCATCATGTTCCTATGATTTTAATTGAATCTGTATATCTTGATTGTAAAACTGCTGCCAATCAAAGTGGTTTAGAGAACTAATCTCAGaagaatttcagatttcttGCTTTGTATATGTTTTCCCAGAATTACAGGATTAAATTACAATGGACGTAGAAAGATTATTGTACAAAGCATAGTTAATAATTCACAACACTGGTATTCAACTCGACCAATTACAATGAAATcacaaaaattgttttaattatacCCACTCTTTtctacccacccaccccaatATGTAAACAAGTTTCTCACAATGACAATGGCAAGACTCTAGTTACCGAGATGTACtgtatgtgaaaaataataCCTAGGATAAAGGCCTGGATTTGACAATTCCAGTATGTGCTCCTGCTTAATTCCCATTCTAGACCACAAGCACCGTTTTCAGACTCTTGCAGTCATTAAATAAACAGAACTTATAGGTAAATGgagctttttttccagtgcaaacTGATAAAAGTAACACGCTTATATAGAACAAAAGTAATAATGATTTGGGAAAAATTGGAATCAGTCATACCAAAACTCTCTGAGCAATGATAATGTACAGTATTGCAGCTGTATGTTACTAAGACAAAAAACTCTTGGCATTACAAAGATGAAGATCTCTGTTCACACAAGCCAATTTTAATGGGCTATTAAGCATCTGGTAAAAACAGGCTTGTACTAGTctcactgaaaaggaaacacttGTCAAAATGtttgagtattttttaaaaatactgtatgacATCTTCTAAATtgcaatttaaatattaaaaccttGTTTCAGAAGTTCCTCGCTTCAGGTTGTTACTCAAAAACTCGTCATGTTCAAAACTCAAATTATTATGAGATCTTGATATCATAAGAAGCTTTTCCTTATTAGTAAAGTCTTTCTTGACTGCTGCTTGTGGCACAAGTAACCTATCCATTGGGTCCTCTTTGTTTTCTAGTTTCATATATCCTTTACTGTTGCTCCGATCCAGTCTGGGCCAGCTGGGGTGTTTCCTTTGTTCAGCTTGGACAGTGAGTGTAGATGGACCCCTGTCCAAGTCCAGGGACTTCGAATGTGAAGACAGAAGATGCAGAGATGTGTTGGACCCGAACTGTTTCCTGGCAGCGCCAGGGGATAAAAGCTTTCCTGTGCTTGGCCCAAGAGTCATAGAAGATTTGAACTGATCAGATGGAGTGTCCACAAATGAATTGTGTCGTGgcagcatggcagcagctgGTCTGCAGGATTCATTGGTATCAGTTAATGGAATGGCCAGAGAATCCATCGACAGATTTCTAGACCGACTCCGAGTGATCTCCGAGTCCTCAGTTATGTTGTCTATACTGGGCTCATCAATAACACAGTTATTCAGTTTAATTACTGGCAGTGTGAAAGCACTAATAGAAGATGATACAATGGATTTTGTTTCACACTTTATAGAGCCAGGGTTCTTGTCATCTGAAGCCTTGCTGGAGGGAGGGTAAATTCCAAAAACTGAGCCAGATTGCTCAGTCAGCAGAGGTGGCAGGAGGCTACCAGTGGTCCTGTCTTCGTTTAGGGTAATCTCATCCTCTTCAGCAGAACTATCCATTCTAAAATTACCCTTGAAGCCAGAGAATGTTGCAACTGTGTTCGCAGCCAGCCGTGATGCACACGAGCTCCCACTGTGCCGGAGTTCTCCTTCCCCCAACAAGCCAGTGTAGGCACCACTCAGCTGCTTTTGTTCCTTGATCCTCAGGGTGTGGATGTCTATTACAGTGGAATATATGTCTCTCATGTGtatgatttttgtttccttatcACGGTTTTCATGCAGAACGGCATttgcacaaataaaaatgaagattcCAATGCCCATAGTAAAAGGGCCCAGCATTTTCATCTTATCCGAGTGCACATGTTGTTCAAAGAAACGAAGTAAAATGCTTCCTTGGCTTCTCAGGACCTGGGTTTCATTTACAGATAGATTATCTTCAGCTCCTAAAAGCTGTTCCTTTTGGGGCCAATATCCAAGAATGGCCATTGCAATCCCAAAGAATGCTATTAGCACTCCCAAAACAAGGAAGAATCCCGATGGAGAATATAGACGGATTTTGCCCCTAACAATTACTACATCTGCCCTGGGCCGGCGTCTAACTGGTTTCTTCTCCTCAGAAGCTGGTGCTGTGGCAAGATTTACATGTTGCTGAGATCTGGCAGAGTCTTGCCTTTTTAAGGCAGCCAGTCCTGTTATGACTCCTCCGGTTGCTATCATAGTTCTGTATTGTGccctgagagaaaaaaaaaaaaaaaaaaaagaaatattgaggCAAGCAAAGGCTGTGTCTGCAAATATAAACAGCACTTTGTTAATCTGTAGATATATCTTGATAATCAAAATATTCatgacttttaaaaagctaCTATATTTTAACACAGTTATGAAATAGTAGCAGTTTTCAGATTCACAtgacatcttaaaaaaaaatttccagaagTCTTTCATTGCTGTAAATATAGGCAATAGATCTTCAATCAGTGATACAGACAGTAGCAGAAAGCTAGTGCTCTTAGTAGCGATATATCAGGATTAAAggttaaaatattcagaagtcTTAACAGATGATTTATCTCTGGACTGGGCTGCAGCAAAGTCAATAATATATTATTACCTTGTAGGTGTTTTAGATAATTTTAGCACTTTAGCAaatagttcttttaaaaatttctatGACACACAGTGACTATGAATACAGCTCATTCTACATATCCCCTTTAAGAATCCTTTCTTACAGACTTCAGCACAtattaatacatatttattcCATAATTTTAAGTGCGTTTTATTAAACCTATTCAGATCACCCAAGTCTCTactacagaaacatttctgcctttcccaaTAAAACTGACTCTCTTTTATGCAAAGCTagatcttttttctcctcttcttggCTCCTTGTGGACTACAAATCAAATAGCTCACTTTAGTTTACCAGATCAGAAATCTTCATAAATTTAAAGTTCATCAATTCAAAGCTTCATCACttatgaggatttttttttcatttttcataccTGGCTGTCTATTACATGAGAAACATTAACAGGCatgggtttaaaaaaagaaagccatatTTGACAGTTTTGTGTAAGTAAGAGTAACAAATGAAACAAGCCAGTTCAGGataattctattttcttttacaaggCTTCTTATAATCAGACTCAGAAATACTTTCTGAGTTTAATTAATGAGTTTTAGAATTAATACTAGATAACATTATAGATTAAAATTAAGATGCTATAAGCCAGGTATGAAAAAGTTGTGATCTCTTTGGTGGCTTTACTAGGctcagaaataaagaaaggCTGATGGTCTGTTGCAGAGGAGAAGGCTACATGTCAAAGCTGGGGATGATTTAACACGCAAAGCTAAAGTTGGGCTGGGTGAATAATGTGAGAGGCTaaaaagcagaggcaaagcAAACCAGTGACTGCTTGCGATTTACAGGCGGTAATTTTCATCACAGatctcttaaaatatttctgtttttaaaaaaatcttagcaGTGGacccatggggaaaaaaaatattatatctCTCATGGTATGAGAAACAAACAGGCTACATTTGGACACTATCACAGATCTCCAACACTGCAAGCAGGCGTCACATAAGCATGTCTATAAACAGAAATCAGTCCAACCCACCAATTATGAACATGATTATGAAATTAATAGGGAATTTGAGATAGCTGTCTAAGTGGAAGGACTAATCCAGAAAAAGTATGCAGCCAGTGTTCACTATTATCTGTTCAGCAGCAATTCAGGTAACAGACAGAGCAACAAACTGAACTCCCTCCCTGCACCATCACTACTAAAGGACACAGGGCTTCCTCTCTCTCTGTGAgaaaccttttcttttgcaaaggaaagaactgaaaaaaggCCTAGGGTGCTAAGTACACAATTTCTGAAAGAGAAGTAAGCCCATAGCATTattcaaaaaaatctcagaaatttCACATATAGTATTACATTTCACGTTCCAAATATCTCTGGAAATTCTCATCCTTTGCAATTCACTTCCTTTTTTATGCTATCTGGGCAATTTCcatataatcatagaatcatttaggttggaaaagacctttaagatcaccaagtaCAACCAAACCATTAATccaagactgccaagtccaccactaaaccatgtccctaagtgccacatctacatgctttttaaacatttccagggatggtgattctaccacatccctgggcagcctgttccaatgcttgaccaccacttcagtgaagaaatttttcctaatactcaacccaaacctcccctggcacaacttccctctcatcctatcactcGTTGCTTGGGcaaagagaccaacacccacctcgctacaacctccttccagGTCGTAGATGTACTTTTCAGATAGAGATCAGTAAGGTCTCCTGTGAGACTCCTTTTCTCtgggctgaacagccccaatCCCCTCAGacactcctcataagacttgtgctctagatCCTTCACCAGTTTTGTTGTCCTTCTTTGGACCACGCTGCTGAACCTCAATGTGTGCCTTGTaatgaggggcccaaaactgaacacagtgtttgaggTGCGGCTTCATCAGTGCCGAGTACAGCAGGGGtaatcactgcccttgtcctgctggtgacactatttctgatacagtccaggatgctgttggccttcttggccacctgggcacactgctggctcatattcagccggctgtcaaccagcaccaccaggtccttttccaccaggcagctttccagccactcttccccacGCCTATAGCActgcgtggggttgttgtgacccaagtgcaggacccggcactcctccttgttgaacctcatacaactggccttggcccatcggtccagcttgtccagctccctctgcagagccttcctgcccttcagtagatcaacactcccctgcaacttggtgtcatctgcaaacttactgagggtgcacttggtcccctcatccagatcgtTGATActgatattaaacagaactggcccccAATACCACTTGTGACTGGATATCAATAGTTCAATGCCAGTGGCTTCATGAAAagcccctttttattttaaatgtaacaatTTTAAAACCCCCCAAAGTTATTTGACATTGatagtctttaaaaattaaaactttctcATATGCCTATGTGATTAAGGGTTTCTgccaaaacaaaagaacattATTCTGTAAAACAAGGTTTTGAATctctaaacagaaataaataggaCTTATCCATTACAAAAGCTGTTGTATTTTATCATGACTCAATTAAATGCAATTAGTTTTCTctatgaaataaattaagagAATTATGGCATGTCTTTACTGAAATGAACAATCATTTAGCTATAATCTAGTTTGTTCCATTATTCTCTTCCAGATTCCAGACCTTTGGGGGCAGGGCAAGGAGTTTCCATACTCACGTGGTATTTTACAGGCACACATCAACCCACTCTGTCCATTCTCAAGGCTCCAAGAAACTCACAGGCATGGCAGGTTAGTGCTAAATCCACACTCTGTTGGCAGGATTTCTTACTGCGCTTACCACAGCTACCTGGATTGCACCAAATGGTGAATGGAGTAAACTCACATCtgcttgcaaaatattttaaacatattccTAGCAAAACCTCCTCTCTAACTCTGAATAGCAGAGCCAATAAAAACGTTCTTAAAAATTACATCTGCGGGGTGTCTTTCTACAGAAAGTTTCCATTTGCAGATTTTGCAAAATTTGCAGGAAAACCACAtgtcaatttcttttttaactggTCTCTGGTAACTTGGAGGACAGACAGAAATTGAGATCTTTTAAAGtgaaagtgagagagaaagcaagatcTCTCAAGCGTCCTCCTACCATTTCAGGGGAACACTTTGTTCTCTGTTCACTTTACCTGCATCAGAACTTGGGTGTGGGGACAGAAAGTCTCGCTGCAACCAGATACAActatattttatacatataaaaagTCTCATTCCTATTTCTTGAGTTCACATCAATATTATTAA
Proteins encoded:
- the TMEM200A gene encoding transmembrane protein 200A — protein: MIATGGVITGLAALKRQDSARSQQHVNLATAPASEEKKPVRRRPRADVVIVRGKIRLYSPSGFFLVLGVLIAFFGIAMAILGYWPQKEQLLGAEDNLSVNETQVLRSQGSILLRFFEQHVHSDKMKMLGPFTMGIGIFIFICANAVLHENRDKETKIIHMRDIYSTVIDIHTLRIKEQKQLSGAYTGLLGEGELRHSGSSCASRLAANTVATFSGFKGNFRMDSSAEEDEITLNEDRTTGSLLPPLLTEQSGSVFGIYPPSSKASDDKNPGSIKCETKSIVSSSISAFTLPVIKLNNCVIDEPSIDNITEDSEITRSRSRNLSMDSLAIPLTDTNESCRPAAAMLPRHNSFVDTPSDQFKSSMTLGPSTGKLLSPGAARKQFGSNTSLHLLSSHSKSLDLDRGPSTLTVQAEQRKHPSWPRLDRSNSKGYMKLENKEDPMDRLLVPQAAVKKDFTNKEKLLMISRSHNNLSFEHDEFLSNNLKRGTSETRF